The sequence TTGATATTGCGCCAATCGTAATCCAGCCTGTCGTATCCAAAATTAATACCGACTGACCACTGTCTGTTTAAAGGAACATTTACTCCTGCGTTAAGTAATAAAGTATCCCGTTGTAGCTCGGTATTGCTATCCGACACCTCTGCACTTTGAGTGCTGACTTGGGCAATACTTAATTTAAACGGTTTTCGCTCTGGAGCCGTGTCTTCCGCCCCTATAGCAACACTCGTTAACATAGGAAGGAGCAGCAAACTTCTTTTAAATACTGCAATAATCGAGCTTCTTTGTAGATGACTTAGATTTGCCACACTGCCCCCTTGGGATATAAAACGTAGATAAATTTGGCGAATAATACGCTTTATCTAATAGAAAATTTAGATGCTGAGCATAATGTAACAAATTGAAACACATTACATTGAAAAACATCAGCCAACACGATACGCCCTTAAAAACATATCGGCACAGCCGTGAATATATTCCTCTCGCTCTAACATGAGTCCTTCAGTCTCAAGCCCCAATTCTAGCCTAAGTTTTAACTCGCCAAACAGCATCAAGCACAGACGCACTGCACTTTGATGGGCATTGCCAAACTTATACCTCCCCAGTGCTTCGACCGCCAGTAAATAATCCGCCAATATGCCCACAATATGCTGTGGCCCTGCTTCAAAAAATAGTCGTGAGACTTCAGGATGACTCTCTGATTGAGCCACACAAGCTTTAAATACGGTGATAGCTTCCGGACTCACTATCATCTCGCCAAACTGCAGTGCAAATTGAGTCAGGGCAGCTTCTGGCTGACTTGGATCATTGAGTAGGTCATCATGCAGATTATGGCCTACACATTTAGATTCTATTGCTGCAACAAATAATTCATCTTTACTGCCGTAATGGGAATACACGGTTTGTTTTGAGACTCCTGCAAGTTTAGCAACCTCATCCATACTGGTGTGAGGAAAACCTTGGCGGCAAAATAAATCAATTGCTGCGACAAGGACTTGCTGCCTTTTTTGCTCACTTCGGCTCAAAGGTAATTGCATATCTGAACACTGAGTCATATCAACACTCTCATTTATTGACACGATAAATATGTATTAGTTAAGCACAAAATAGACTAGACAGTCTAGTTCTACACATCTAGACTAACAAGTCTAGTTACATAGAGTTAACGTAAAACCCACAATGGATGGACTGAAATGAATCGAGCTGCCCGACGCTTTTGGCGCGCTAGTGCTATCAGCGTATTTGCCTTAGTGGTATTAAGTGCCTGCCAAAGAGAAGTCACAGAGCATGCCAACTCAGCCTCATTACAAAAAGTGGTCACAATGCCGCTAGTGTTCACATCGAGCTATCAACGTGAGCAAATATTCACAGGTACAATACGTGCGGGTAATACTACGGGTATAGGATTTGAACTATCAGGTAAATTGAGCGAACTCTATGTCGATAGCGGAACGAAGGTCGTACAAGGCCAAGTCCTTGCGAAATTAGATACTCACCTACTCGAGGCTGAGCGCCAAGAGATACAAGCAAGCCTTGCACAAACTCAAGCCGATGTTGATCTTGCAAGGAGTACCCTAAAACGTAATCTTGAGCTTAAAAAGTCAGGTTATGTGTCAGAACAATTACTCGATGAAAATCGTAGTCAATTAGTTAGTTTAGAATCGGCTAAACAGCGGCTGATGGCCTCTCAACACGCGAATCGACTAAAACTTGATAAATCACAGTTATTAGCGCCATTTGATGGTTCGATAAGCCAACGTCTTCATAGTCTAGGGGAAGTGGTATCCACCGGAAGCCCTGTATTTACCTTAGTGGGCCATATGAATCCAGAGGCGTACATTGGTATTCCTGTGGATATTGCGGATCAATTTAGTCACGGAAAACAGGTTAATGTTAGTGTAAAAGGTCAACATTTTACCGCCACAATTGCGGGTATTAGTGCAGAGGTCAATCCAATCAGCCGCACCTTACAGCTACGCATTAGCCTACCAAAAGAATCAAGCGTTATTAATGGTGAAATAGTGTATTTACATCAACAACAACACATGACTCAAGCGGGTTATTGGGTGCCGATTTCAGCACTAACCGATGGTATTCGCGGTCTCTGGAATATCTACATAGTCACATCAGATAAGGCCGAAGCAAAGATTGAACGCCGCGATGTGGAAATTATCTACACGACCCAAGATATGGCTTATATCCAAGGGGCAATACAAGAAAATGAACACTATGTTAGCCAAGGGCTACAAAAATTAGTTGTGGGTCAAGCCGTATCCCCTGTAATCCTTTCTGGTACGAGGCAATAATGATCAAAGCCTTTGTCGAAAATGGTCGTTTAGTCAGTCTCGTGATCGCTCTCCTTATCGTTGCTGGTTTAGGCGCGATATCGAGTCTACCCCGTACGGAAGATCCCCATATTACCAACCGTTTTGCTTCCGTGATCACCTCCTATCCCGGCGCTTCTGCTGAAAGAGTTGAAGCCTTAGTCACTGAAGTAATAGAAAATCAGCTTAGACGATTAGAGGAAATTAAGCTCATTCAATCGACTTCAAGGCCAGGGGTGTCAGTTATTCAATTAGAACTAAAAGATACCGTGATGGAAACGGCGCCCGTATGGTCACGGGCGCGTGATTTATTAGCCGACGCAAAGGCCAATCTACCCAATGGCATTCAAACACCCACCTTAGATGACCAGATTGGTTATGCTTATACTGCCATTTTAAGCTTAGTATGGAATGCTGATACCCCAATTCGAGCAGACATCTTGAACCGCTACGCCAAGGAACTGCAAAGTCGCTTACGGCTTTTACCGGGTACGGATTTTGTCAAACTCTACGGCGCACCCACCGAAGAAATTTTAGTTCAGCTCAACGGTAGCCAAATGAGCCAGTTACAGCTCACCCCCTCTACAATTGCCCAAATATTAACTAATGCTGATAGTAAAATTTCCGCTGGAGAAATTAATAACACTACATTTCGCGCCTTGGTTGAAGTATCGGGTGAACTTGACTCACAAACCCGTATTCGCCAAGTACCACTAAAAATTGACACTCAAGGGCAAATTATTCGCCTTGGGGATATTGCGACTGTAACTCGCCAATCTCAAACACCAGCCGACAGCATAGCGTTAGTTGATGGTAAGCAAAGCGTATTAGTTGCAGTACGGATGCTCGATAATACTCGAGTTGATCTTTGGCAAGCTCAAGTTAATAAAGTGGTCGACGAACTCAGCCGCGATGTACCAGCAAATATCACCATACAATGGTTATTCGAGCAAAATAGTTACACCAGCGTGCGCCTTGGTGATCTTGTCATCAACCTACTTCAAGGGTTTATTATCATTTTATTAGTGCTGCTACTCACCCTTGGTGTAAGAAATGCCATTATTGTAGCGATATCTTTACCCTTAACAGCGCTATTTACATTAGCTTGTATGAAATATATCAACCTCCCTATACACCAAATGTCAGTGACAGGTCTGGTCGTAGCCCTTGGGATCATGGTGGATAACGCCATTGTGATAGTCGATGCCATAGCCCAGCGCCGCCAACAGGGAATGAGCCGGCTAGCGGCGGTCAGTCAAACCTTGCATCATCTGTGGCTGCCATTAGCTGGCTCGACTATTACCACTATATTAGCCTTTGCCCCTATTGTCTTAATGCCAGGAGCTGCGGGTGAGTTTGTAGGCGGTATTGCCATGTCAGTGATATTTGCATTGCTGGGTTCATACCTTATTTCCCATACCTTAATTGCAGGCTTAGCGGGACGCTTCAGTATCGATGGTAAACATGATGCTTGGTACCAACATGGGATCCGTATGCCCCTCTTGAGTCATTATTTCCAAGCTAGCTTACGATTTGCACTTAACAGACCCATAATAAGTGCCATTGCAATAGGCGTTATTCCAGCACTGGGCTTCTTTGCTTCAAGTAAAATGACGGAGCAATTTTTTCCCCCATCAGACAGAGATATGTTCCAGATTGAGATTTACCTTGCTCCTCATGTCAGCCTTGAAAATACACTCAATCAAGTACAATTAATCGATAATACATTACGAAGTATTAATGGCATTACCCAAGTAGATTGGGTTGTTGGGGGTAATAGTCCCTCCTTTTACTATAACTTAACTCAGCGCCAGCAAGGTGCGGCCAATTATGCACAGGCCATGGTGAAAGTGATCGATTTTAAGCGTGCTAACGCCTTGATCCCTGAGTTACAGCAACAATTGGACTCCGCTTTTCCAGAGGTGCAGGTCTTAGTCCGAAAATTAGAGCAAGGCCCACCTTTCAATGCGCCAGTGGAACTGATGATCTTCGGCTCTAATCTTGATACGTTACGAGCCATTGGAGATGAAATTCGCCTTATCCTCTCAAAGACCCCTGATGTACTTCATACCCGTGCAACCTTAAGTGCTGGCGCACCAAAGGTATGGTTAGAAGTGAATGAAGATGCGAGCTTAATGAGTGGCTTAAGCCTAACGGAGATTGCAAAGCAAATTCAAATGTCAACCACAGGTGTCATTGGTGGAAGCATACTCGAGCAAACAGAATCCTTGCCAATAAGAGTTCGCTTGAGCGATGAAAATCGCGAGCAAGTCAATCGCCTATCAGAAATTCAATTAGTTTCTCCCTCTGGAGAGACGGTATCGCTTTCAGCACTCTCCCATAGTGAGATACACGTTAGCCGCGGAGCCATTCCAAGGCGTAATGGCCAAAGGGTAAATACGATTGAAGCCTATATCGTCAGCGGTGTTTTGCCCGCTCAAGTGCTCAATGATGTCAAAGATAAAATAGCACAACTCACCTTACCTTCAGGTTATCGCATTGAAATTGGTGGTGAAAGTGCAAAACGCAATGAGGCTGTAGGCAATTTACTATCGAGTGTTATGTTAGTAGTGACCTTGCTATTAGCAACCGTAGTGCTGTCATTTAACTCTTTTAGGCTCACCGCCATTATTCTACTAAGCGCTATGCAATCGGCTGGTTTAGGCTTATTAGCCGTGTTTGTTTTTGGCTATCCCTTTGGTTTCCCTGTCATTATTGGTTTATTGGGGCTAATGGGACTCGCAATAAACGCTGCCATAGTGATCTTGGCTGAGCTCGAAGAGATACCAGCGGCAAGGCTTGGAGATAAAGATGTCATTATCACTACGGTGAGTAGCTGTGGTCGTCATATAGGTTCAACAACGGTTACCACGGTAGGTGGATTTATTCCCTTAATTATTGCAGGTGGTGGATTTTGGCCCCCCTTCGCTATTGCGATTGCAGGTGGCACACTCCTAACAACCTTGCTATCACTCGTCTGGGTACCCACAATGTATTTACTTCTAATGAATACTCGACAACTGAAAACTGATAGATACGCCAACGCGCAGGAGCATTAACACTATCGTTTTGATATGACTTTATTTACCCATTAATAGGTAGATTAATTCAATCAGGATTTGATGAATATTTTTATATTACAAAATATAGGGTTAACTCTTATTATTTAAACTGGAAATAACTTGCCAAACTCTCTATAACAAAGAGAAATATTAGACTCAAATCAAGACTATTGAGCCAAACTTGAGTTACATTAGCGCCACCTTTACCTATAGGATCGCAGCATGAACTATAAAAACTGGCCTATCGCGAAACAAATTGGCGCCCTCGCTTTTTTCCTCACGCTTATCATTTTTAGCATACTAAGCACATTAGCCTACAAAGCCGCATCAAATGTACTGGAAGATAAAGGCATAAGCGCAATGAAGGCCGAAATGCACGCGGTATCAGATATGTTAGAGTTGCAATATGACAGCATCTTGCAACTTGCTAGGCGTAATGCCGACGTCTTTAAAGAAATGTACCCCGGACAATTTACTAAACCAGATAAGCGCATCAATATCTTAGGGATCAGTACCCCTGCGCTATTACACGAAAAAGAGCAAGTAAACGCTTCGATGAGTAAAGTTGACCGATTCGCAAAAATTACGGGCGGCAATGCAACAGTCTTTGTCCGTGATGGCGATGATTTTGTTCGTATTGCAACTTCCCTTAAAAAAGCCGATGGCGCCCGTGCAGTAGGGACTTCTTTAGATAGAACTCATCCTGGTTACCTACCGCTTATCAGCGGTAAAGAATACGAAGGTTATGCCAAACTCTTTGGCAAAGACTACATGACAATCTACCGACCAATAATCGATCCCAAAGGACAAGTCATTGGTATTTTATATATAGGTTTTGATATAACCAGCTCCCTACTGCAATTACAGAAAGCGGTCAAAAACTTAACTTTGGAGGAAAGTGGTCACTTTTTATTAATGCGCAAAACTGATACCACTCTGGTTTCACATCCTAAATATAATGAGGGTGAAAAAGTAAATGAAGCAATTCTTGATGGTCTTTCTCTGGAGCAAGCACTGCAAGACAAATCAGAATGGAATTACTCAAATACACGTAACGAACGTATGTTTGCCTATAGTCAAACAGTGGCGGGCTGGAATTGGGTACTTCTTGGCCAAGTAAAAGCAAACGAACTGAATGAGGAAAGCATCGATTTATTAATTATCAATGCCATTGTCGCCATCACAGGGATTGCACTGATCACGGCATTGTTGTCACTGGTCCTCATTCGGACACTCAAACCATTACATGCTTTACAAGATCATATGGAAACCTTAGGCCGCGGCGATTTCAGTCAAAACTTAAGGCCATCAGAGCCTCGAAGCCAAAACGAAGTGGACAAGATCACCACCAGCGTATCGGTCATGTCTTCCGAATTAAAACAACTCATTATTGCCCTGCAAGATTCTGTCGAAAGTCTAGAACAACAGGCATCAAAAGCGCAAAGCATCGCTAAGCAAAATGGTGAAGAAGCCCAAGCATTGATGCTACAAACAGATCAAATTGCTACGGCAATTGAAGAAATGTCAACCTCAATCCGTGATGTTGCCAATCATGCCCAAGACGGTGCAGAGCAGAGTTTGCAAGTCGATTCAGCAGCTAAAGAAGGCTACAACCAACAGACAAAGGTTGTACAAGACTTGCTCAAACTAAGCCAACAACTCAGTAATAGTCACCAATCTATTGAAAAGGTTAGCCAAGAAAGCGAGGCTATCAGTAAGGTGACAGAGGTCATTAACAGTATTGCTGAACAAACAAATCTGCTGGCCCTTAATGCTGCTATTGAGGCTGCCCGAGCGGGTGAACAAGGCCGTGGTTTTGCTGTGGTTGCTGATGAAGTTCGTACATTAGCCCAGCGCACGCAATCTTCAATTCTGGAGATAAGCCAAACCATCGAAAAACTGCAAACCCAAGTGAAAAATGCAACTGAACAAATGGCACAAAGTCATCAACTTGGTACAACTTCGGCAACACAAGGGGAAATCACTGGCGAACAGCTTAAAGAAATCACCCGCAGAATTGGTGAGCTTGCCATTAGTTCACGTAATATTGCCTCCGCGACAGAGCAACAAAGCAGCGTTGCCCAAGAGATTACTCATAATCTGCATCAAATCAGCGAGCTTGCTAATGAAGGAGAACACCGTGCTACTGAGACAGTGCATTCTGCCGATGAATTATCTTCCCTCGCTGCGGCATTAAAACGTCAAATAAGCCAATTTAAAGCCTAATTTGACTAATGAATGAGTTGTTTATCAAATGCCATCCACATTGGGTGGCATTTTTATTGCGTTGACTTAACCAATACACTCAATCACTGCAACCACGCCTCTTAAGCGTTCACTTAAACCTTTTGATCTGACTACCGTGACTCCATTGGCCGTGAATATTATACCAATCGTATTAAATATCTGTTCATTCAGCGGGAGTTCAACGCGCTTTAGACAAGGCGAAGGCTTGAAGGCATAGTGGTGCTCTGTCAAAAGCCTTCAACGCAGTATAAAGCGCGTTGAAACCCGCCCTTCGGGAGCCACACAGGCACCCCACTCCGGTGTTGCATTGACTTAAAAGGGAATGACCATTTCAGCGTCAATGCGCCTTGGATTGAGATGCCTGTGAGGCTCTGAACTGATTAGATATTTAATGTGATTGGTATTAGCCCCAAGCGAGGATATGTACCTTAATAAAACCCAATAAAAAACCTCGCGCTTGCGAGGTTTTTTAGATTGAATTAGACGTTACTCGGCATCTTCTGCCGATCTGTCCATGTTCTCTGTATTCTCAAGCCACAGGGCATTGATAATCCCGAAAGAACAGGCCAACAAAACCCCTAATATCCACGTAAAATACCACATAGCAGATGCTCCTTAATTCTTCGTAAACATTAATAGAGTGAGGCTTTGTTATCTTCAATATGTTTACGGCCAATACGGCCAAACATTTTGAAGTAAGTCCAGACAGTGTAACTTAATACGATAGGCACAAAAATCGCGGCTGCACCTGTCATTACACCTAAGGTCTTCTCACTGGCCGTAGCATCCCACATAGTCAAACTCACATTAGGATCTAATGATGATGGCATGACAAATGGGAACATAGCCGCACCACAAGTCAAAATCACCATAGCCACAGTCAGTGAACTGAATAGGAATGCAAAACCAGAACGGTTAAAGCGGCTAACCAAAATCACCAACAGGGGTAATACCACACCTAAGATAGGGAACAGCATAGTGATGGGGTATTTGTCATAGTTTGCTAACCATGCTCCAGCCTCAACCGCTACTGTTTTCATCGTTGGATTCGATACCGCATTGTGATCAAGTGCCGAGGTCACAACATAACCGTCAATACCATTGGCTAACCACACACCAGCAGCAGCAAACAACACTGCCACTAATAACGCAAAGAATTGAGTTGCTTTCGCCGCTCGAACACGCAGTTCACCATCGGTCTTCATTTGTAACCATGAAGCGCCTTGCATCATAAACATGCTCACGCTTACAAGACCTGCCAGTAAACCAAATGGGTTTAGTAAGCCAAATAAACCGCCGTGGTATTTTGCACGCAGGAACTCATCAAAGTTAAATGGAACACCTTGCAATAAGTTACCAAAGGCAACACCAATGATCAGTGGAGGAATAAAACCACCCGCAAATAGAGCCCAATCCCATGACTTACGCCATTTTGGATCCTCGATTTTTGAACGATAGTCAAATCCCACAGGACGCATGTATAGGGCAAACAGCACTAACATCATAGCCACATAGAAGCCAGAGAAAGACACTGCATACACTGTTGGCCAAGCGGCAAATAACGCACCACCAGCGGTGATTAGCCATACTTGGTTACCATCCCAATGGGGGGCAATCGTATTGACCATAATACGGCGCTCGGTATCGTCTTTACCTATAATTGGTAGTAACGCACCGACACCCATATCAAAACCGTCAGTAACCGCAAATCCGATGAACAGTACGCCGATCAGAGCCCACCAGATTACTCTTAATATTTCATAATCAAACATAATGAAATCCTCTGCTTAGGCTTCTAGTTTCTCGAAATGATAACGACCAGTTTTTAAACTGCTCGGACCAAGGCGGGCAAACTTAAACATCAGGAACATCTCAATCACTAACAAGATTGTGTAGAAAAGTGTGATAGAGAGGATACTGAACCATAAATCACCCGTCGTTAAACTCGACGCAGACATAAAGGTTGGCAAGACTTCAGAAATTGTCCAAGGTTGACGACCGTATTCAGCCACAAACCAACCGCATTCAATGGCGATCCAAGGTAATGGTAAGCTATAAAGCGCAGCCTTAAGCACCCATTTTTTCTCTTCAATTTGATGACGAGTGCTTTGCCAGAATGCCGCTGCAAACACAAACAGCATGACAAAACCTAATCCCACCATGATACGGAAACTCCAGAACATAGGCGCAACACTTGGGATAGAATCCTTAGCAGCCGCTTTAATTTGTTCTTCAGTCGCATCGACAATGTTATCGGTATAGCGTTTGAGTAAGAAACCGTATCCTAAGTCCACTTTAGCCGTTTCAAAAGCAGCACGTAGTTCAGGGGTTTCTTCACCTGCACGCAATTTCACCAACATCTCATAGGCTTTCATACCGTTACGAATGCGCACTTCGTGCTCAGCAATCAAGTCATGAATACCTGTTACTTCCTCATCCAATGAACGAGTCGCAACAATGCCCATTGCATAAGGGATCTTGACTGCAAAATCAGTTTCCATCGTTTCTTGATTAGGGAAACCTATAGCAGTAAAGGCTGCTGGTGCAGGCTCTGTGTGCCATTCAGCTTCAATCGCAGCTAACTTAACGCGCTGAGCTTCACCCACTTTATAGCCTGATTCATCACCTAAAACGATAACAGACAGGATCGATGCCATACCAAAACTTGCCGCAATCGCAAACGAACGGCGGGCAAAAGGTAAGTCACGTTTTTTAAGAATGTAGTAAGCACTGATCGCTAACACAAACATAGCACCCGTCACATAACCAGAAGCCACAGTGTGAACAAATTTCACCTGTGCAACGGGGTTAAAGACCACTTCAGCAAAACTGGTCATTTCCATACGCATGGTTTCGTAATTGAATACGCTGCCCACTGGATTTTGCATCCAACCATTAGCAACCAAAATCCATAGCGCTGATAAGTTAGAACCAAAGGCAACTAACCAAGTCACAGCTAAATGTTGGCGCTTAGTGAAACGATCCCAACCGAAGAAGAACATACCTACGAAGGTAGATTCAAGGAAGAAGGCCATTAAACCTTCAATGGCAAGTGGTGCACCAAAGATGTCACCAACATAATGCGAATAATAAGACCAGTTAGTACCAAACTGGAACTCCATCGCCAAGCCCGTTGAAACACCCAAGGCAAAGTTAATACCAAATAACTTACCCCAGAACTTAGTCATATCTTTATAAATTTGTTTATCAGTCATCACATAGAGTGATTCCATGATAGCCAGCAAAAATGCTAACCCTAAAGT is a genomic window of Shewanella putrefaciens containing:
- a CDS encoding TetR/AcrR family transcriptional regulator; this encodes MTQCSDMQLPLSRSEQKRQQVLVAAIDLFCRQGFPHTSMDEVAKLAGVSKQTVYSHYGSKDELFVAAIESKCVGHNLHDDLLNDPSQPEAALTQFALQFGEMIVSPEAITVFKACVAQSESHPEVSRLFFEAGPQHIVGILADYLLAVEALGRYKFGNAHQSAVRLCLMLFGELKLRLELGLETEGLMLEREEYIHGCADMFLRAYRVG
- the cydB gene encoding cytochrome d ubiquinol oxidase subunit II: MFDYEILRVIWWALIGVLFIGFAVTDGFDMGVGALLPIIGKDDTERRIMVNTIAPHWDGNQVWLITAGGALFAAWPTVYAVSFSGFYVAMMLVLFALYMRPVGFDYRSKIEDPKWRKSWDWALFAGGFIPPLIIGVAFGNLLQGVPFNFDEFLRAKYHGGLFGLLNPFGLLAGLVSVSMFMMQGASWLQMKTDGELRVRAAKATQFFALLVAVLFAAAGVWLANGIDGYVVTSALDHNAVSNPTMKTVAVEAGAWLANYDKYPITMLFPILGVVLPLLVILVSRFNRSGFAFLFSSLTVAMVILTCGAAMFPFVMPSSLDPNVSLTMWDATASEKTLGVMTGAAAIFVPIVLSYTVWTYFKMFGRIGRKHIEDNKASLY
- a CDS encoding cytochrome ubiquinol oxidase subunit I codes for the protein MIVEEVVELSRLQFALTAMYHFLFVPLTLGLAFLLAIMESLYVMTDKQIYKDMTKFWGKLFGINFALGVSTGLAMEFQFGTNWSYYSHYVGDIFGAPLAIEGLMAFFLESTFVGMFFFGWDRFTKRQHLAVTWLVAFGSNLSALWILVANGWMQNPVGSVFNYETMRMEMTSFAEVVFNPVAQVKFVHTVASGYVTGAMFVLAISAYYILKKRDLPFARRSFAIAASFGMASILSVIVLGDESGYKVGEAQRVKLAAIEAEWHTEPAPAAFTAIGFPNQETMETDFAVKIPYAMGIVATRSLDEEVTGIHDLIAEHEVRIRNGMKAYEMLVKLRAGEETPELRAAFETAKVDLGYGFLLKRYTDNIVDATEEQIKAAAKDSIPSVAPMFWSFRIMVGLGFVMLFVFAAAFWQSTRHQIEEKKWVLKAALYSLPLPWIAIECGWFVAEYGRQPWTISEVLPTFMSASSLTTGDLWFSILSITLFYTILLVIEMFLMFKFARLGPSSLKTGRYHFEKLEA
- a CDS encoding efflux RND transporter periplasmic adaptor subunit; protein product: MNRAARRFWRASAISVFALVVLSACQREVTEHANSASLQKVVTMPLVFTSSYQREQIFTGTIRAGNTTGIGFELSGKLSELYVDSGTKVVQGQVLAKLDTHLLEAERQEIQASLAQTQADVDLARSTLKRNLELKKSGYVSEQLLDENRSQLVSLESAKQRLMASQHANRLKLDKSQLLAPFDGSISQRLHSLGEVVSTGSPVFTLVGHMNPEAYIGIPVDIADQFSHGKQVNVSVKGQHFTATIAGISAEVNPISRTLQLRISLPKESSVINGEIVYLHQQQHMTQAGYWVPISALTDGIRGLWNIYIVTSDKAEAKIERRDVEIIYTTQDMAYIQGAIQENEHYVSQGLQKLVVGQAVSPVILSGTRQ
- a CDS encoding efflux RND transporter permease subunit, giving the protein MIKAFVENGRLVSLVIALLIVAGLGAISSLPRTEDPHITNRFASVITSYPGASAERVEALVTEVIENQLRRLEEIKLIQSTSRPGVSVIQLELKDTVMETAPVWSRARDLLADAKANLPNGIQTPTLDDQIGYAYTAILSLVWNADTPIRADILNRYAKELQSRLRLLPGTDFVKLYGAPTEEILVQLNGSQMSQLQLTPSTIAQILTNADSKISAGEINNTTFRALVEVSGELDSQTRIRQVPLKIDTQGQIIRLGDIATVTRQSQTPADSIALVDGKQSVLVAVRMLDNTRVDLWQAQVNKVVDELSRDVPANITIQWLFEQNSYTSVRLGDLVINLLQGFIIILLVLLLTLGVRNAIIVAISLPLTALFTLACMKYINLPIHQMSVTGLVVALGIMVDNAIVIVDAIAQRRQQGMSRLAAVSQTLHHLWLPLAGSTITTILAFAPIVLMPGAAGEFVGGIAMSVIFALLGSYLISHTLIAGLAGRFSIDGKHDAWYQHGIRMPLLSHYFQASLRFALNRPIISAIAIGVIPALGFFASSKMTEQFFPPSDRDMFQIEIYLAPHVSLENTLNQVQLIDNTLRSINGITQVDWVVGGNSPSFYYNLTQRQQGAANYAQAMVKVIDFKRANALIPELQQQLDSAFPEVQVLVRKLEQGPPFNAPVELMIFGSNLDTLRAIGDEIRLILSKTPDVLHTRATLSAGAPKVWLEVNEDASLMSGLSLTEIAKQIQMSTTGVIGGSILEQTESLPIRVRLSDENREQVNRLSEIQLVSPSGETVSLSALSHSEIHVSRGAIPRRNGQRVNTIEAYIVSGVLPAQVLNDVKDKIAQLTLPSGYRIEIGGESAKRNEAVGNLLSSVMLVVTLLLATVVLSFNSFRLTAIILLSAMQSAGLGLLAVFVFGYPFGFPVIIGLLGLMGLAINAAIVILAELEEIPAARLGDKDVIITTVSSCGRHIGSTTVTTVGGFIPLIIAGGGFWPPFAIAIAGGTLLTTLLSLVWVPTMYLLLMNTRQLKTDRYANAQEH
- a CDS encoding methyl-accepting chemotaxis protein → MNYKNWPIAKQIGALAFFLTLIIFSILSTLAYKAASNVLEDKGISAMKAEMHAVSDMLELQYDSILQLARRNADVFKEMYPGQFTKPDKRINILGISTPALLHEKEQVNASMSKVDRFAKITGGNATVFVRDGDDFVRIATSLKKADGARAVGTSLDRTHPGYLPLISGKEYEGYAKLFGKDYMTIYRPIIDPKGQVIGILYIGFDITSSLLQLQKAVKNLTLEESGHFLLMRKTDTTLVSHPKYNEGEKVNEAILDGLSLEQALQDKSEWNYSNTRNERMFAYSQTVAGWNWVLLGQVKANELNEESIDLLIINAIVAITGIALITALLSLVLIRTLKPLHALQDHMETLGRGDFSQNLRPSEPRSQNEVDKITTSVSVMSSELKQLIIALQDSVESLEQQASKAQSIAKQNGEEAQALMLQTDQIATAIEEMSTSIRDVANHAQDGAEQSLQVDSAAKEGYNQQTKVVQDLLKLSQQLSNSHQSIEKVSQESEAISKVTEVINSIAEQTNLLALNAAIEAARAGEQGRGFAVVADEVRTLAQRTQSSILEISQTIEKLQTQVKNATEQMAQSHQLGTTSATQGEITGEQLKEITRRIGELAISSRNIASATEQQSSVAQEITHNLHQISELANEGEHRATETVHSADELSSLAAALKRQISQFKA
- the cydX gene encoding cytochrome bd-I oxidase subunit CydX, translating into MWYFTWILGVLLACSFGIINALWLENTENMDRSAEDAE